One window of the Bradyrhizobium sp. NP1 genome contains the following:
- a CDS encoding GDP-L-fucose synthase — MAGTPFELKGKTVFVAGHRGMVGSALVRRLAREDVELLTPTSAELDLRDQAAVFDWFATRTPQVVLLAAARVGGIVANNTLRAEFIYDNLTIAANVIHAAHLNKAEKLMFLGSSCIYPRLATQPLREDAMLTGALEQTNEPYAIAKIAGIKMVEAYRSQYGCDFISVMPTNLYGPGDNYHPEYSHVVAALIRRFHEAKVSGAANVVVWGTGTPRREFLYVDDMADACMHLMKVYSDGRLINIGTGEDVTIAEFATLVAKVVGYHGAISFDPSRPDGTPRKLLDVSRLNALGWHARTPLEEGLRLAYESYLREHRQAAE, encoded by the coding sequence ATGGCAGGAACGCCGTTTGAGCTAAAAGGCAAGACTGTCTTCGTCGCCGGCCATCGCGGCATGGTCGGCTCGGCGCTCGTGCGTCGGCTGGCGCGCGAGGACGTCGAGCTGCTGACGCCGACGAGCGCGGAACTCGACCTGCGCGACCAGGCGGCGGTGTTCGACTGGTTCGCGACCAGGACGCCGCAGGTGGTCCTGCTCGCCGCCGCCAGGGTCGGCGGCATCGTCGCCAACAACACGCTGCGCGCCGAATTCATCTACGACAACCTGACGATCGCCGCCAACGTCATCCACGCCGCCCACCTCAACAAGGCGGAGAAGCTGATGTTTCTCGGCTCCTCCTGCATCTATCCGAGGCTCGCCACCCAGCCGCTGCGCGAGGACGCGATGCTGACCGGCGCGCTGGAACAGACCAACGAGCCCTATGCGATCGCCAAGATCGCCGGGATCAAGATGGTGGAAGCCTATCGCAGCCAGTATGGCTGCGACTTCATCAGCGTGATGCCGACCAACCTCTACGGTCCCGGCGACAACTATCATCCGGAATACAGCCATGTCGTCGCGGCCCTGATCCGCCGTTTCCACGAGGCGAAAGTGTCCGGCGCCGCCAATGTCGTGGTCTGGGGCACCGGCACGCCGCGCCGCGAATTCCTCTATGTCGACGACATGGCGGACGCCTGCATGCACCTGATGAAGGTCTATTCGGACGGGCGGCTGATCAATATCGGCACCGGCGAGGACGTTACGATCGCCGAGTTCGCGACCCTCGTCGCCAAGGTGGTCGGCTATCACGGCGCGATCAGCTTCGATCCCTCGCGGCCCGACGGCACGCCGCGGAAGCTGCTCGACGTCAGCCGCCTGAACGCGCTCGGCTGGCACGCGCGCACGCCGCTGGAGGAGGGGCTTAGGCTGGCCTACGAATCCTACCTGCGCGAGCACAGGCAGGCGGCCGAATAG